A genomic segment from Streptomyces sp. NBC_01233 encodes:
- a CDS encoding aldehyde dehydrogenase family protein has translation MLRTMRARTTAAGSVPVPLLVPRRIHDAFLAAFAAEAAKLRTGIDYGPLDNAAQLTSVQALLDRLPAHAGIVTGGGRLPRPGYFHEPTVVAGVRQDDEIVQEETFGPVVTVQPFADEAEDLHLANDVRFGLAASVWTTDHDRAMRATRALHTGIVWLNTHGTTASEMPHGGVKHSGYGSDLSLSGLLDYTQAKHVML, from the coding sequence CTGCGCACGATGCGGGCCAGGACGACCGCGGCCGGGTCCGTACCCGTGCCGCTCCTGGTCCCCCGCCGGATCCACGACGCCTTCCTCGCGGCCTTCGCCGCCGAAGCGGCAAAGCTCCGTACCGGCATCGACTACGGGCCGCTCGACAACGCGGCCCAGCTCACCTCGGTGCAGGCCCTGCTGGACCGCCTGCCGGCGCACGCCGGGATCGTCACCGGTGGGGGCCGGCTGCCCCGCCCGGGCTACTTCCACGAACCCACCGTGGTCGCCGGGGTCCGCCAGGACGACGAGATCGTGCAGGAGGAGACCTTCGGCCCGGTGGTGACCGTCCAGCCCTTCGCCGACGAGGCCGAGGACCTGCACCTGGCCAACGACGTCCGCTTCGGCCTGGCCGCGAGCGTGTGGACCACCGACCACGACCGGGCGATGCGCGCCACCCGTGCCCTCCACACCGGAATCGTCTGGTTGAACACCCACGGCACCACCGCCTCCGAGATGCCCCACGGCGGAGTCAAGCACTCCGGCTACGGCAGCGACCTCTCCCTCTCCGGCCTCCTGGACTACACCCAGGCCAAGCACGTCATGCTCTGA
- the polX gene encoding DNA polymerase/3'-5' exonuclease PolX, with product MARANDQVEALLQEYADLIAIRGGEAFKARAYEKAARAVGGHPEDVSTLDAKGLREIPNVGRSVADKILEYLRTGRMTVVDEARANVPPGVRELIAIPGLGPRKAMVLYEELGLSSVDQLLEAVEQERLRDLKGFGERTEDNILHGIAVLQKAGEGRILVSAAMEVAEQLVAELSEIRGCVRCTYAGSLRRMRETIGDVDILVAARRPAPFMDALTALPQTAEVIAHGQKKTSVRTATGLQVDLRVLPPASWGAGLQYFTGSKAHNIRTRELAVRQGLKLSEYGLFDAESGENLTSETEEAVYARLGLPWIPPTLREDRGEIAAGLRGELPDLLKEKDVRGDLHTHTDLTDGLAPLEDMIAAAAARGYAYYAVTDHAPNLSMQRMTSEKILAQRERIRALDGAHHRMRLLHGTELNIGPDGTLDWPDEFLADFDICVASVHSHFNQSRQELTRRLIRACENPNVAVIGHPTTRRIGKRPRIDADFDAVFEACARTGTALEINAHPERLDLCDEDILRAKRYGVKFAVNSDAHATTHLPYMRYGVATAQRGWLTADDVINAWPLTRLRRFLGRKGT from the coding sequence ATGGCCCGAGCCAACGATCAGGTCGAGGCCCTGCTCCAGGAGTACGCGGACCTCATCGCGATCCGGGGCGGGGAGGCCTTCAAGGCGCGCGCGTACGAGAAGGCCGCCCGGGCCGTCGGCGGCCACCCGGAGGACGTGTCCACGCTCGACGCCAAGGGCCTGCGTGAGATCCCCAACGTCGGCAGGTCGGTCGCCGACAAGATCCTCGAATACCTGCGGACCGGCCGCATGACCGTGGTCGACGAGGCCAGGGCGAATGTGCCGCCCGGAGTGCGCGAGCTGATCGCGATTCCGGGGCTCGGGCCCCGCAAGGCCATGGTGCTCTACGAGGAACTGGGCCTCAGCTCCGTCGACCAGCTGCTCGAGGCCGTCGAGCAGGAACGGCTGCGCGACCTGAAGGGCTTCGGCGAGCGGACCGAGGACAACATCCTGCACGGCATCGCGGTGCTGCAGAAAGCAGGCGAGGGCCGGATCCTCGTCAGCGCGGCCATGGAAGTCGCCGAGCAGCTCGTCGCCGAACTCTCGGAGATCCGCGGCTGCGTCCGGTGCACGTACGCGGGGTCCCTGCGCCGGATGAGGGAGACCATCGGCGACGTCGACATCCTGGTCGCGGCCCGCCGGCCGGCCCCGTTCATGGACGCGCTCACCGCCCTCCCGCAGACGGCCGAGGTCATCGCGCACGGGCAGAAGAAGACCTCCGTACGGACCGCCACCGGCCTCCAGGTCGATCTGCGGGTCCTGCCCCCCGCCTCCTGGGGCGCGGGGCTGCAGTACTTCACCGGATCCAAGGCGCACAACATCCGCACCCGCGAACTCGCGGTGCGCCAGGGCCTCAAGCTCTCCGAGTACGGGCTCTTCGACGCCGAGAGCGGCGAGAACCTCACCTCCGAGACCGAGGAGGCGGTCTACGCCAGGCTGGGACTGCCCTGGATCCCCCCGACGCTGCGCGAGGACCGCGGCGAGATCGCGGCCGGGCTGCGCGGCGAACTCCCCGACCTCCTCAAGGAGAAGGACGTCCGCGGCGATCTGCACACCCACACCGACCTCACCGACGGGCTGGCCCCGCTGGAGGACATGATCGCCGCCGCTGCCGCCCGCGGATACGCGTACTACGCGGTGACCGACCACGCACCGAACCTCTCCATGCAGCGCATGACCAGCGAGAAGATCCTCGCCCAGCGCGAGCGGATACGGGCCCTGGACGGCGCGCACCACCGGATGCGGCTGCTGCACGGCACGGAGCTCAACATCGGCCCGGACGGCACCCTGGACTGGCCCGACGAGTTCCTCGCGGACTTCGACATCTGCGTGGCCTCCGTCCACTCCCACTTCAACCAGAGCAGGCAGGAACTCACCCGCCGCCTCATCCGCGCCTGCGAGAACCCGAACGTCGCCGTCATCGGCCACCCCACGACCCGCCGGATCGGCAAACGCCCGCGCATCGACGCCGACTTCGACGCCGTCTTCGAGGCGTGCGCACGGACGGGCACCGCGCTGGAGATCAACGCGCATCCGGAACGGCTCGACCTGTGCGACGAGGACATCCTGCGCGCAAAGAGGTACGGAGTGAAGTTCGCCGTGAACTCCGACGCCCACGCCACCACGCATCTGCCGTACATGCGCTACGGGGTGGCGACCGCGCAGCGCGGCTGGCTGACCGCTGACGACGTCATCAACGCGTGGCCCCTGACGCGGCTGCGGCGGTTCCTGGGCAGGAAGGGCACCTGA
- a CDS encoding class I SAM-dependent methyltransferase, whose protein sequence is MTLSTVDASGDPDARVLILKGVDGAGWHFPLEAESESEEAEAVEAVDGPARSALERWWGPLPARFAELVAGGAEHTATRAFFTRRADAWEERFAYQTPAYEAAVARMGLRRGQTAVDPGCGTGRAMPARRAHVGAEGTVLGLDVTHAMLTAAARIGRATTGGLLLADCARLPLRPASVPGMFAAGLLDHLPRPRTALREWARVTAPGGTLLLHPAGRAERAARHGRPPSPEDRSPSPTSGRCSTPRDGGSRRTTTPNSTSPPWPSSRADRRPGQSKRSSGLACLRCPSCPGTAAAASGATR, encoded by the coding sequence ATGACCCTGTCCACGGTGGACGCGTCCGGGGACCCGGACGCCCGTGTCCTCATCCTCAAGGGCGTGGACGGCGCGGGCTGGCACTTCCCCCTCGAGGCCGAGTCCGAGTCCGAGGAGGCGGAGGCGGTCGAGGCGGTGGACGGGCCGGCGCGCTCGGCCCTGGAGCGCTGGTGGGGGCCGCTGCCGGCCCGGTTCGCCGAGCTGGTGGCCGGCGGCGCCGAGCACACCGCCACCCGTGCGTTCTTCACCCGGCGCGCGGACGCGTGGGAGGAGCGCTTCGCCTACCAGACCCCCGCCTACGAGGCCGCCGTCGCCCGCATGGGCCTGCGGCGCGGGCAGACCGCGGTCGACCCCGGGTGCGGTACCGGACGGGCCATGCCGGCCCGGCGCGCGCACGTGGGCGCCGAGGGCACGGTGCTCGGGCTCGACGTCACCCACGCGATGCTCACGGCGGCCGCCCGCATCGGCCGCGCCACGACCGGCGGGCTCCTCCTCGCCGACTGCGCCAGGCTGCCGCTGCGCCCTGCGTCGGTGCCCGGCATGTTCGCGGCGGGGCTCCTCGACCACCTTCCCCGCCCGCGCACCGCCCTGCGCGAATGGGCGCGCGTCACCGCACCGGGCGGCACCCTCCTCCTCCATCCGGCGGGCCGGGCCGAGCGGGCCGCCCGCCACGGGCGGCCCCCCAGTCCCGAGGACCGCTCGCCGAGCCCAACCTCCGGCCGGTGCTCGACGCCACGGGATGGCGGCTCACGACGTACGACGACGCCGAACAGCACTTCCCCGCCCTGGCCGTCCTCGCGCGCTGACCGTCGGCCAGGGCAGTCGAAACGATCAAGCGGACTGGCTTGCCTCAGGTGCCCTTCCTGCCCAGGAACCGCCGCAGCCGCGTCAGGGGCCACGCGTTGA
- the cpt gene encoding chloramphenicol phosphotransferase CPT: MTTQVIVLNGGSSSGKSGIVRCLQAVLPDPWLAAAVDSLIEAMPASLQTSVAGIEFAADGGVKIGSEFRRLEAAWMAGVAAMARAGARIVVDDVFLGGASSQERWRKALDGLDVLWVGVKCESKVAAGREIARGDRARGTAASQAELAHLGVVYDLEVDTTHTESLDCARAIASRVM; this comes from the coding sequence ATGACGACTCAAGTGATCGTGTTGAACGGCGGGTCCAGCTCGGGCAAGTCCGGGATCGTCCGATGCCTGCAGGCGGTCCTGCCGGATCCCTGGCTCGCCGCCGCCGTCGACTCGCTGATCGAGGCGATGCCCGCCTCCCTGCAGACCTCGGTCGCGGGGATCGAATTCGCCGCGGACGGCGGTGTGAAGATCGGATCGGAGTTCCGGCGGCTGGAAGCGGCATGGATGGCGGGAGTCGCCGCGATGGCCCGTGCGGGCGCCCGGATCGTCGTCGACGACGTCTTCCTCGGCGGAGCGTCCTCCCAGGAGCGGTGGCGGAAGGCCCTCGACGGTCTGGACGTGTTGTGGGTGGGCGTGAAGTGCGAGAGCAAGGTCGCCGCAGGCCGCGAGATCGCCCGCGGGGACCGGGCCCGGGGAACGGCCGCCTCACAGGCGGAGCTCGCCCACCTCGGCGTGGTCTACGACCTGGAGGTCGACACCACGCACACGGAGTCCCTGGACTGCGCGCGGGCCATTGCTTCCCGCGTCATGTGA
- a CDS encoding zinc-binding dehydrogenase: MRSNGEQLAEPARLADAGRLRIGIGSVFFLSEAARAHDRAGRGHLQGKTVLQVGAPWASRSPVTSARPPQPLRAGAGGQPRTCSPNPVRPAGSSPSFRCSEGIS, encoded by the coding sequence GTGCGGTCCAACGGGGAACAACTGGCCGAGCCGGCCCGGCTGGCGGACGCCGGCCGGCTTCGGATCGGCATCGGCAGCGTCTTTTTCCTGAGCGAAGCAGCCCGGGCACACGACCGTGCCGGGCGGGGGCACCTGCAGGGCAAGACCGTCCTGCAGGTGGGAGCTCCGTGGGCGTCCCGCAGCCCCGTCACCTCTGCGCGGCCCCCGCAACCGCTCCGCGCCGGCGCCGGCGGTCAGCCGCGCACGTGCAGCCCGAATCCCGTGCGGCCCGCGGGCTCCAGTCCCTCCTTCAGGTGCAGCGAGGGGATCTCGTAG
- a CDS encoding NAD(P)H-dependent oxidoreductase, translating into MKTLIVYAHPEPKSLNSSLKDLAVSTLEAAGHEVRVSDLYAMNWKAVVDAADYGPEASSPLKVALDSGRAFEAGTLTPDVLAEQEKLLWADTIIFQFPLWWYTMPAILKGWVDRVFTYRFAYGVGEHSDTKYGERFGEGTLAGRRALLSVTVGGPESHYAARGINGPIEDLLFPIHHGILYYPGIEALPPFVLYGTDRMSREEYTDVAKAWQQRLLTLESTEPIAFRRQNFGDYEIPSLHLKEGLEPAGRTGFGLHVRG; encoded by the coding sequence GTGAAGACGCTGATCGTCTACGCCCACCCGGAGCCGAAGTCGCTCAACAGCTCGCTGAAGGACCTCGCGGTGTCCACCTTGGAGGCCGCCGGGCACGAGGTACGGGTGAGTGATCTGTACGCGATGAACTGGAAGGCGGTCGTGGACGCCGCGGACTACGGCCCCGAGGCCTCGAGTCCGCTGAAGGTCGCCCTGGACTCGGGCCGGGCCTTCGAGGCCGGGACGCTCACCCCGGACGTCCTCGCCGAGCAGGAGAAGCTGCTGTGGGCCGACACGATCATCTTCCAGTTCCCGCTGTGGTGGTACACGATGCCGGCGATCCTCAAGGGCTGGGTGGACCGGGTGTTCACCTACCGCTTCGCGTACGGCGTCGGCGAGCACAGCGACACCAAGTACGGCGAGCGCTTCGGCGAAGGCACCCTCGCGGGCAGGAGGGCTCTGCTGTCGGTGACCGTCGGCGGCCCTGAGTCGCACTACGCCGCCCGCGGGATCAACGGCCCCATCGAGGACCTGCTGTTCCCGATCCACCACGGCATCCTCTACTACCCGGGCATCGAGGCGCTGCCGCCGTTCGTGCTGTACGGCACCGACCGGATGAGCCGCGAGGAGTACACGGACGTCGCCAAGGCCTGGCAGCAGCGCCTGCTGACCCTGGAGTCGACCGAACCGATCGCGTTCCGGCGGCAGAACTTCGGTGACTACGAGATCCCCTCGCTGCACCTGAAGGAGGGACTGGAGCCCGCGGGCCGCACGGGATTCGGGCTGCACGTGCGCGGCTGA
- a CDS encoding AfsR/SARP family transcriptional regulator, with protein sequence MSDALDLHVLGRLDGQLAGRQVDFGSPKQQLVLVVLLRHAGQAVSVDRLADALWGDAPPASATANIHLHVHRIRRALGPGRLQTARRRGYVLEVAPEEVDAWRFLARMPDIRRALERGDLARASRLNREALAEWRGPAYADFADHPALRDAAAYLAELRLEAIEQQINIDLALHDHAHLIGRLRLLLAEHPYRERFHEQLIVALYRTGRGHVPLRGVADHSVGALVALGGAGALLGSSVG encoded by the coding sequence GTGTCGGACGCATTGGACCTCCATGTCCTCGGACGGCTCGACGGACAATTGGCGGGGCGGCAGGTCGATTTCGGATCGCCGAAACAGCAGTTGGTCCTCGTGGTCCTCCTGCGGCACGCCGGGCAGGCCGTCAGCGTGGACCGACTCGCCGACGCCCTGTGGGGAGACGCACCGCCCGCCTCCGCGACCGCGAACATCCACCTCCACGTCCACCGGATCCGCAGAGCGCTGGGACCGGGCCGGCTGCAGACCGCGCGGCGGCGCGGATACGTACTGGAGGTGGCGCCGGAGGAGGTCGACGCATGGCGCTTCCTGGCCCGCATGCCCGATATCCGCCGCGCCCTGGAGCGGGGCGACCTCGCCAGGGCCTCACGGCTCAACCGTGAGGCCCTCGCCGAGTGGCGCGGCCCGGCGTACGCAGACTTCGCCGACCATCCGGCCCTGCGCGACGCGGCCGCCTACCTCGCCGAACTGCGACTGGAGGCCATCGAGCAGCAGATCAACATCGATCTGGCCCTGCACGACCACGCCCACCTCATCGGCAGGCTGCGCCTGCTGCTCGCCGAGCATCCGTACCGCGAACGCTTCCACGAACAGCTGATCGTGGCCCTGTACCGCACGGGGCGGGGTCATGTCCCCCTTCGTGGTGTAGCCGATCACTCGGTGGGCGCGTTGGTGGCGTTGGGTGGTGCGGGGGCGCTTTTAGGGAGCTCGGTGGGGTAG
- a CDS encoding IS256 family transposase — MALSQSDLLRLLESLRSADGLELVRGIAERMLQELIEAEAAAHIGAGWNEHTEARTALRNGHREKTLTTQAGDLELAIPKLRAGSFFPSLLERRRRIDQALYAVIVEAYVHGVSTRSVDDLVKALGADTGISKSEVSRICADLDEPLTAFRTRPLDHTRFPYMYLDATYCKARVNHQIVSRAVVVATGITEDGGREVLGVMVGDSETEAFWAEFLRSLRERGLTGVRLVLSDSHSGLVKAIRKVMLGAAWQRCRVHFLRNVFAVIPKEATEMVAATIRTVFAQPTQDAVRAQLDTVAEMLGKQFPKVKQMLLDAKDDLTAFAAFPERHWKKIQSTNPLERINREIKRRTDVVQVFPNDDALLRLVTAVLFELHDEWIAFPRRYLPEGSMDEIYPTELPKSAPAPPNATNAPTE; from the coding sequence GTGGCCCTGTCCCAGTCTGACCTATTACGCCTGCTGGAGTCACTACGCTCGGCAGACGGACTCGAACTCGTCCGCGGCATCGCCGAGCGGATGCTGCAGGAGCTGATCGAGGCCGAGGCCGCTGCCCACATCGGTGCCGGCTGGAACGAGCACACCGAGGCCCGTACCGCCTTGCGCAACGGGCACCGCGAGAAGACGCTCACCACCCAGGCCGGCGACCTGGAGCTGGCCATCCCCAAACTGCGCGCCGGAAGCTTCTTCCCCAGCCTGCTGGAGCGCCGGCGCCGGATCGACCAGGCCCTGTACGCGGTCATCGTGGAGGCCTACGTCCATGGCGTGTCCACCCGGTCGGTGGACGACTTGGTCAAGGCCCTGGGCGCGGACACCGGGATCTCCAAGAGCGAGGTCTCCCGGATCTGCGCGGACCTGGACGAGCCGCTGACCGCCTTCCGCACCCGGCCGCTGGACCACACCCGCTTCCCCTACATGTACCTGGACGCCACCTACTGCAAGGCACGCGTGAACCACCAGATCGTCTCTCGCGCCGTGGTCGTCGCCACCGGGATCACCGAGGACGGCGGCCGCGAGGTCCTGGGCGTCATGGTCGGCGACAGCGAGACCGAGGCGTTCTGGGCCGAGTTCCTGCGCTCCCTGCGCGAACGCGGCCTGACCGGGGTCCGCCTGGTCCTGTCCGACAGCCATTCCGGCCTGGTCAAGGCGATCCGCAAGGTCATGCTCGGCGCCGCGTGGCAGAGATGCCGTGTTCATTTCCTGCGAAATGTCTTCGCGGTGATTCCGAAGGAGGCGACCGAGATGGTCGCCGCAACCATCCGCACAGTCTTCGCCCAGCCCACCCAGGACGCGGTCCGCGCCCAGCTCGACACCGTCGCCGAGATGCTCGGCAAGCAGTTCCCCAAGGTCAAACAGATGCTCCTGGACGCCAAGGACGACCTGACCGCCTTCGCGGCCTTCCCGGAACGGCACTGGAAGAAGATCCAGTCCACCAACCCGCTCGAACGGATCAACCGCGAGATCAAGCGCCGCACCGACGTCGTCCAGGTCTTCCCCAACGACGACGCCCTCCTGCGACTGGTCACAGCCGTGCTCTTCGAACTGCACGACGAATGGATCGCCTTCCCCCGCCGCTACCTGCCCGAGGGAAGCATGGACGAGATCTACCCCACCGAGCTCCCTAAAAGCGCCCCCGCACCACCCAACGCCACCAACGCGCCCACCGAGTGA
- a CDS encoding BTAD domain-containing putative transcriptional regulator, whose amino-acid sequence MAGRHPGRAAEALEQCRDTRRLFAQDLGLDPGARLRELEKRMRDGDEDPDR is encoded by the coding sequence GTGGCGGGACGCCATCCGGGGCGGGCGGCGGAGGCGCTGGAACAGTGCCGGGACACCCGGCGGCTCTTCGCGCAGGACCTCGGACTGGACCCGGGCGCGCGGCTGCGGGAACTGGAGAAGCGCATGCGCGACGGGGACGAGGACCCGGACCGGTAG
- a CDS encoding NUDIX hydrolase yields MTAAGHPGAAGRYTLPVDVHLILRRDGERGPEVLLSRRAGRVYAAGMWHLPSGHLDGPHEDVVEAVVREAREETGVLIALADVASAVTVHHRGPRGHARLGLFFEVRRWAGAPAVREPEVCDAMGWYRLDDLPEPIIAYCRAGLDAYAAGRPAAVHFQHLGDPIPHRPDGPRRTRLLNGAGPEGA; encoded by the coding sequence GTGACCGCCGCCGGGCACCCGGGAGCAGCGGGCCGGTACACCCTCCCGGTCGACGTGCACCTGATCCTGCGCCGCGACGGCGAGCGGGGGCCGGAGGTCCTGCTGTCCCGGCGGGCCGGCCGGGTCTACGCGGCAGGGATGTGGCACCTGCCCTCCGGGCACCTCGACGGCCCGCACGAGGACGTGGTCGAGGCCGTGGTCCGGGAAGCCCGGGAGGAGACGGGCGTCCTCATCGCCCTGGCGGACGTGGCGTCGGCGGTGACCGTGCATCACCGCGGCCCCCGGGGCCACGCCCGGCTCGGCCTGTTCTTCGAGGTCCGGCGCTGGGCGGGCGCGCCGGCGGTGCGGGAGCCGGAGGTGTGCGACGCGATGGGCTGGTACCGGCTCGACGACCTGCCCGAGCCGATCATCGCGTACTGCCGGGCCGGCCTCGACGCGTACGCGGCCGGGCGGCCCGCGGCCGTCCACTTCCAGCACCTCGGCGACCCGATCCCCCACCGGCCCGACGGCCCACGCCGCACCCGGCTCCTGAACGGCGCGGGACCCGAGGGCGCCTGA
- a CDS encoding NUDIX hydrolase: MSSTPSAEPSGTAALLVNSRGQYLLHLRDANKPHICDPGTWSIPGGGREGDETLREAIARELKEETGLTVPLEPFTVVDVHGPDGTTGRIQVYLGAWDGDADALPLSEGIMLRWFDARTTAYLTMCPWTQQVIDRHRAQLDGAEPGPRTAAAMPAGEPGGRALLNIVGAHLYLERDGRVLLGLRHPDSAFGASNHHFLAGHCEQESAIACLVREAREEAGLLLRAEDVELTHVVHVVDPPGSRPRLQLVFRAHRWEGTAEVREPDKCVSWDWWPADALPEPIVPYARAAIEGIRAGRLYTEMGWL; the protein is encoded by the coding sequence ATGTCGTCCACCCCTTCCGCCGAACCAAGCGGTACGGCCGCCCTGCTGGTCAACTCGCGCGGCCAGTACCTGCTCCACCTGCGCGATGCGAACAAACCCCACATCTGCGACCCGGGGACGTGGAGCATCCCGGGCGGCGGCCGCGAGGGGGACGAGACCTTGCGGGAGGCGATCGCGCGGGAGCTGAAGGAGGAGACCGGGCTGACGGTCCCGCTGGAACCGTTCACGGTCGTCGACGTCCACGGCCCCGACGGCACCACGGGCCGGATCCAGGTCTATCTCGGCGCCTGGGACGGCGATGCCGACGCCCTTCCGCTCAGCGAGGGGATCATGCTGCGCTGGTTCGATGCCCGTACGACGGCGTACCTGACGATGTGCCCGTGGACGCAGCAGGTCATCGACCGGCACCGGGCGCAGCTGGACGGGGCGGAACCGGGCCCGCGTACGGCGGCCGCGATGCCCGCCGGGGAACCGGGCGGCCGGGCCCTCCTCAACATCGTCGGGGCCCACCTCTACCTGGAGCGCGACGGCCGCGTCCTGCTCGGACTGCGCCACCCCGACTCGGCGTTCGGCGCCTCGAACCACCACTTCCTCGCCGGTCACTGCGAGCAGGAGTCCGCCATCGCCTGCCTGGTCCGCGAAGCACGGGAGGAAGCCGGCCTGTTGCTGCGGGCCGAGGACGTCGAGCTCACCCACGTCGTGCACGTGGTCGACCCCCCGGGCTCGCGGCCGCGCCTGCAACTCGTCTTCCGCGCGCACCGGTGGGAGGGGACGGCGGAGGTCCGCGAGCCGGACAAGTGCGTGAGCTGGGACTGGTGGCCGGCCGATGCACTGCCGGAGCCGATCGTGCCGTACGCCCGGGCCGCGATCGAGGGCATCCGGGCGGGCCGGCTCTACACCGAGATGGGCTGGCTGTGA
- a CDS encoding hydroxyacid dehydrogenase has protein sequence MPVRRPRTLLAMAPELRSRLLDGATARRLREAAELDPEFVVEDFGGPEAAQALAEAEVLLTFWGAPTVDARALAAAPRLKAVVHAAGSVKHLVTDACWDRGIVVSSAALANSLPVAEYTVAMVLLSNKRVMQLREEYRRVRGSHHDWHLRYAHVGNYRRTVGIVGASRIGRRVIELLRPYDLELLVHDPCLKKDQARRLGARVVGLDELCRVSDVVSLHAPELPETRSMIDRRRLALMRDGATLINTARGSLVDGAAVTDELVSGRLHGVIDVTEPEVLPADSPLYDLPNVLLTPHIAGSLGNELHRMADSAVGEIARYAAGLPFAHPVHRADLHRTA, from the coding sequence ATGCCTGTTCGCCGACCGCGGACCCTGCTCGCCATGGCCCCCGAGCTCCGTTCCCGCCTGCTGGACGGCGCGACCGCCCGCCGGCTCCGGGAAGCGGCCGAACTCGACCCGGAGTTCGTCGTCGAGGACTTCGGCGGACCCGAGGCCGCGCAGGCACTCGCGGAGGCGGAGGTCCTGCTCACCTTCTGGGGCGCCCCCACGGTCGACGCCCGGGCGCTGGCGGCAGCGCCCCGCCTCAAGGCCGTCGTACACGCGGCCGGCTCCGTCAAACACCTGGTCACCGACGCCTGCTGGGACCGGGGCATCGTCGTCTCCTCCGCCGCGCTGGCCAACTCCCTGCCCGTGGCCGAGTACACGGTGGCCATGGTCCTCCTCTCCAACAAACGCGTGATGCAACTGCGCGAGGAGTACCGCCGCGTCCGCGGCAGCCACCACGACTGGCACCTGCGGTACGCCCACGTGGGCAACTACCGCCGTACCGTGGGCATCGTCGGCGCCTCCCGGATCGGCCGCCGGGTGATCGAGCTCCTGCGTCCGTACGATCTCGAACTCCTTGTCCACGACCCCTGTCTGAAGAAGGATCAGGCAAGGCGCCTCGGCGCCCGCGTCGTCGGGCTCGACGAGCTCTGCCGGGTCTCGGACGTGGTCAGCCTGCACGCGCCGGAGCTGCCGGAGACGCGCTCGATGATCGACCGCCGACGGCTGGCGCTGATGCGCGACGGCGCCACCCTCATCAACACGGCCCGCGGTTCCCTGGTCGACGGGGCCGCGGTCACCGACGAGTTGGTCTCCGGCCGACTGCACGGGGTCATCGACGTCACCGAGCCGGAGGTCCTTCCGGCCGACTCCCCGCTGTACGACCTGCCGAACGTGCTCCTGACCCCGCACATCGCGGGCTCCCTCGGCAACGAACTGCACAGGATGGCCGATTCCGCCGTCGGCGAGATCGCCCGCTACGCCGCCGGGCTGCCGTTCGCGCACCCGGTGCACCGCGCGGACCTCCACCGGACCGCCTGA